A genomic window from Desulfonatronovibrio magnus includes:
- the cydD gene encoding thiol reductant ABC exporter subunit CydD, producing MSDLKVKKWLQGFIRPASTCLVLSTGLGVAAGILLIIQASVLAWIVHNVIFDDHGLVDVMPKLWAILGLIVCRAVLIWCSRYFSGLAAVKVKQTVREILFNKLQSLDPVSTSLKSSGEMVNLIVDGVESIDGYFSGYLPQLALAAMIPAAILFFIFPLDWISGLILLLTAPFIPFFMIVIGKKAESLSQAQWEKINRLSHRFLDAIQGLTTLKMFNAGKREARVVEKVSTEYAQSTLSVLKVAFLSSLVLEFMATVSVAVVAVIIGFRLLWGDMLFGSAFFILILAPEFYLPLRNLGTHFHSKMSAVSAAEKIIVFFDLPEHAPGSGTIIAEFDSVEIEFDQISYTYPEGQKIISHLSFQAPGPGLTCLIGTSGHGKTTILRLILGLIKPDSGKVLVNRMDLHSLDQGSWLEHIAYLPQKPHMLSRSIADNIRTGRESASIEEIHQAAFQARVHSEIESLPQGYETIAGEDGTHLSGGQRQRVALARTFIRDAPLILLDEPGAGLDKKVRDMIYESILEMARTRCVIMVAHDEEILPRARNIVRIV from the coding sequence TTGTCTGACTTGAAAGTAAAAAAGTGGCTGCAAGGATTTATCAGGCCAGCCTCAACCTGCCTTGTTCTATCAACAGGCCTGGGGGTTGCTGCAGGCATTCTGCTCATAATTCAGGCATCTGTCCTGGCCTGGATAGTCCATAATGTTATTTTCGATGATCACGGGCTTGTAGATGTAATGCCCAAACTTTGGGCTATTCTGGGGCTGATTGTCTGCAGGGCAGTGCTCATCTGGTGCTCAAGATATTTTTCCGGCCTGGCTGCTGTCAAAGTAAAGCAAACAGTGCGGGAAATCCTTTTTAACAAGCTGCAATCTCTGGATCCGGTAAGCACCAGCCTCAAATCTTCCGGTGAAATGGTCAACCTCATTGTTGACGGTGTTGAATCTATAGATGGATACTTTTCCGGTTACCTGCCCCAACTGGCCCTGGCAGCCATGATTCCCGCGGCTATTTTATTTTTTATTTTTCCTCTGGACTGGATTTCCGGTCTGATTCTGCTTCTTACCGCCCCGTTCATCCCTTTTTTCATGATTGTCATCGGTAAAAAAGCAGAATCCCTCAGTCAGGCGCAGTGGGAGAAAATCAACCGCCTGAGCCATAGATTTCTCGATGCCATCCAGGGACTGACAACTCTGAAAATGTTTAATGCCGGGAAAAGAGAGGCCAGAGTTGTGGAAAAAGTTTCCACTGAATACGCCCAAAGTACATTGTCTGTTCTTAAGGTTGCTTTTTTAAGTTCATTGGTTCTGGAGTTCATGGCAACTGTCAGTGTGGCAGTGGTGGCGGTAATTATTGGATTTAGACTGCTCTGGGGCGATATGCTCTTTGGAAGCGCATTCTTTATTCTTATCCTGGCACCTGAATTTTACCTGCCTTTAAGAAACCTTGGGACCCACTTTCATTCTAAAATGTCTGCTGTTTCTGCTGCAGAAAAAATCATTGTTTTTTTTGATCTGCCCGAGCATGCCCCTGGCTCAGGAACCATAATTGCTGAATTTGACTCTGTGGAAATTGAGTTTGACCAGATATCTTATACATACCCCGAGGGGCAAAAAATTATTTCCCATCTCAGCTTCCAGGCACCCGGTCCTGGCCTGACCTGTCTCATCGGGACCAGTGGGCACGGAAAAACAACCATTTTGAGGCTGATTCTTGGACTGATTAAACCTGACTCAGGAAAAGTGCTGGTGAACAGGATGGATCTGCACAGTTTAGACCAAGGCTCATGGCTGGAACATATTGCCTATCTTCCCCAGAAACCACACATGCTGAGCCGGAGCATTGCAGACAATATCAGGACAGGGCGGGAGTCAGCATCCATTGAAGAGATTCATCAGGCTGCCTTCCAGGCCCGGGTCCACAGTGAAATTGAATCTCTGCCCCAGGGATATGAAACCATTGCCGGAGAGGACGGAACCCATCTGTCAGGGGGACAGCGTCAAAGGGTGGCCCTGGCCAGGACCTTTATCCGGGATGCGCCCTTAATTCTTCTGGACGAACCTGGTGCAGGCTTAGATAAAAAAGTCAGAGATATGATTTATGAATCTATTCTGGAAATGGCTCGGACGAGATGCGTAATTATGGTTGCTCACGATGAGGAAATACTTCCCAGGGCCCGCAACATCGTTCGGATAGTCTGA
- the cydB gene encoding cytochrome d ubiquinol oxidase subunit II — MLETTWFLLWGILWAVYFALDGYDLGLGMNMPFLAQGETDKRIIYNAAGPFWDGNQVWLVTAGGVTFAAFPATYAVLFSSLYTPLLLLLFALIFRGVSYEFRRKVDSDSWRKFWDGCNVLGSFLPALLFGVAFANIFMGIPLNAQQINEGNLLTLLNPYGLAGGVLFVVMFSMHGSLWLAVKSSGELEKRATNLARKMWGAVLTMVVLFLALSVLYTNLFDNYMNNPALFIVLVLPVTGLILTRKYLDNGEQWKAWASSAVGIIGVTLFGIIGLFPKLLPSTIDPAYSMTIANSASSTLTLQIMLGVALTFVPLVIAYQTWVHIRFGHKITQEDLEYEEAY, encoded by the coding sequence ATGCTTGAGACCACCTGGTTTTTGCTCTGGGGAATATTATGGGCGGTTTATTTCGCCCTTGACGGATATGACCTGGGACTGGGCATGAACATGCCTTTTCTGGCCCAGGGAGAGACTGATAAACGAATTATCTATAATGCTGCCGGCCCTTTCTGGGACGGTAATCAGGTCTGGCTGGTCACAGCCGGGGGAGTAACCTTTGCAGCCTTTCCTGCAACTTACGCTGTTCTTTTCAGCAGCCTTTACACTCCTTTGCTTCTGCTCCTTTTTGCACTCATTTTCAGAGGCGTGTCCTATGAGTTCAGACGCAAAGTAGACAGCGACTCATGGAGGAAGTTCTGGGATGGCTGTAATGTACTGGGCAGTTTTCTGCCGGCCCTTCTTTTCGGGGTGGCCTTTGCCAACATCTTCATGGGTATTCCCCTCAATGCCCAGCAGATCAATGAAGGCAACCTTCTAACTCTTCTCAACCCATACGGACTGGCCGGAGGTGTGCTTTTTGTGGTCATGTTTTCCATGCACGGCAGTCTCTGGCTCGCTGTTAAAAGCAGTGGAGAACTGGAAAAAAGAGCTACAAACCTGGCCAGAAAGATGTGGGGAGCTGTGTTGACCATGGTTGTGCTTTTTCTCGCTCTTAGTGTTCTTTATACCAACCTTTTTGATAACTACATGAATAATCCGGCTCTTTTCATTGTCCTGGTTCTGCCTGTTACCGGTCTGATTCTCACCAGGAAATATCTGGACAATGGTGAGCAATGGAAGGCCTGGGCATCATCTGCCGTAGGCATTATTGGAGTAACTCTGTTTGGAATAATCGGTCTTTTTCCAAAACTCCTTCCATCCACCATTGATCCGGCGTACAGCATGACCATTGCCAATTCAGCATCCAGCACTCTTACCCTGCAGATCATGCTTGGAGTGGCCCTGACCTTTGTACCTCTGGTTATTGCCTATCAGACATGGGTACACATACGTTTCGGCCACAAAATCACTCAGGAAGACCTTGAATATGAAGAGGCTTACTAA
- a CDS encoding cytochrome ubiquinol oxidase subunit I has translation MDVLLLSRLQFAMTTFVHFIFVPLTLGLSLLVAYMELKFVRSGDETYRRMAKFWGKLFLINFALGAVTGIALEFQFGTNWSRYSAYVGDIFGSLLAIEATLAFFLESTFLGVWIFGWNKLSPKMHNAAIWLVALAANLSAFWIIMANGWMQNPVGYVFGDGRAELGSFMSLISNEFAWHQFIHVLSASYVLSGFFVLGISAYHIAKGSNVDFFKKSFRIAAPFTLIFAIVVVVQGHSHGATVAKYQPEKLAAMESHWETRTQAPQYLLVIPDPSNQRNRLELFPIPGGLSMLAYHDFNAEVKGLNDFPREDHPPVMTTFLSFRTMVALGFLFPILAVWVWFKRKTPEDSPLLLRILPWIIPLPYIAVQLGWIVAEMGRQPWIVYGMMRTSEAVSPGITTAQVAGSLAGFMAIYGLLVALCVFLLSKYGRKGPAPAPAVQE, from the coding sequence ATGGATGTTTTGCTATTGTCTCGGCTGCAGTTTGCCATGACTACTTTCGTCCACTTCATTTTTGTTCCTCTGACCCTTGGCCTGTCTCTATTGGTAGCCTACATGGAGTTAAAGTTCGTGCGCAGTGGGGATGAAACCTACCGGCGAATGGCCAAGTTCTGGGGAAAACTTTTTTTAATCAACTTTGCTCTGGGAGCAGTAACCGGCATCGCCTTAGAATTTCAGTTCGGAACCAACTGGTCCAGGTATTCAGCCTATGTTGGCGACATTTTTGGTTCTTTGCTGGCCATTGAGGCTACTCTGGCTTTTTTTCTGGAATCAACCTTTCTCGGGGTATGGATTTTCGGGTGGAATAAACTGTCCCCTAAAATGCACAACGCTGCCATCTGGCTGGTAGCGCTGGCAGCAAACCTTTCAGCCTTCTGGATCATCATGGCCAACGGCTGGATGCAGAATCCTGTCGGGTATGTTTTTGGGGATGGAAGAGCTGAGCTTGGAAGCTTCATGTCATTGATAAGCAATGAATTCGCATGGCACCAGTTCATCCATGTCCTCAGTGCGTCCTATGTTTTAAGCGGATTCTTTGTACTGGGCATTTCAGCCTATCACATTGCAAAGGGGAGTAATGTTGACTTCTTCAAGAAATCCTTTCGTATTGCCGCTCCCTTTACACTGATTTTCGCCATAGTTGTAGTTGTTCAGGGGCATTCTCATGGTGCCACAGTGGCCAAGTACCAGCCGGAAAAACTGGCAGCCATGGAATCGCACTGGGAAACCAGAACTCAGGCCCCTCAATATCTGCTGGTTATTCCTGATCCTTCGAATCAGCGCAACAGGCTTGAATTGTTTCCCATTCCCGGAGGTCTGTCCATGCTGGCCTATCATGATTTTAACGCAGAAGTTAAAGGACTCAACGATTTTCCGAGAGAAGACCATCCTCCTGTAATGACGACTTTTCTTTCTTTCAGGACCATGGTTGCCCTTGGGTTTCTTTTTCCCATACTGGCTGTCTGGGTCTGGTTCAAGCGCAAGACTCCAGAGGATTCTCCTCTGCTGCTGAGAATCTTGCCCTGGATCATCCCTTTACCTTATATCGCTGTACAGCTGGGCTGGATTGTGGCTGAAATGGGCAGGCAGCCCTGGATTGTTTATGGCATGATGCGTACTTCAGAAGCTGTGTCTCCGGGCATAACTACTGCCCAGGTTGCTGGTTCCCTTGCAGGTTTCATGGCTATATACGGACTGCTGGTGGCATTGTGTGTTTTCCTTTTGTCCAAATACGGACGCAAAGGACCGGCACCGGCACCGGCAGTTCAGGAATAA
- a CDS encoding RrF2 family transcriptional regulator: MMLTRAGEYAVRCVLYLSLQDRDRIVPKKEIIEAMGLPDAFLSKVAQSLAKSGIIQIRQGARGGYRLTRPPSEINLLQVVEAVDGEIFLNECVMSFESCPRSPFCGVHQVWQKARQRLRDTLAEADFEQLGREELCENKSCSTI; this comes from the coding sequence ATGATGCTGACCAGAGCCGGAGAGTACGCTGTACGTTGCGTGCTTTATTTATCCCTGCAGGACAGGGATAGGATCGTGCCCAAAAAAGAAATCATTGAGGCTATGGGACTGCCTGATGCTTTTTTATCCAAAGTAGCCCAAAGCCTGGCCAAATCAGGAATTATCCAGATTCGCCAGGGAGCCAGAGGAGGCTACAGGCTTACCAGGCCCCCTTCAGAGATCAATCTTTTACAGGTGGTTGAAGCAGTGGACGGTGAAATTTTTCTTAATGAGTGTGTAATGAGCTTTGAGTCCTGCCCGAGATCTCCCTTTTGTGGAGTGCATCAAGTCTGGCAGAAAGCAAGGCAGAGGCTTCGAGATACCCTGGCCGAGGCTGACTTTGAGCAGCTTGGCAGGGAAGAGCTATGTGAAAATAAATCTTGTTCAACAATCTAA